A region from the Candidatus Paceibacterota bacterium genome encodes:
- a CDS encoding glycosyltransferase family 4 protein, translated as MEKEKKRILIFSVAYLPFVGGAEVAVKELTDRLTDCYFDLVTVNLDGRQKKLETIGRVNVHRVGISKICKYTFPISGFLKAWSLQKKNSYDATWAIMANYAGLAGLFFKYKFPKIPLVLTLQEGDPLPHVKKRMLLLYPLFKSLFRKADKITAISNYLANWAREMGATSPVAVVSNGVEVKKFQVSSFKFQVAEKRHELGFKEEDVVLVTTSRLVKKNAVGDIIESLRFLPENVKLLVVGSGPLFKSLQLLTTHYSLQTRIKFVGHVVPDKIREYLWASDIFIRPSLSEGFGNSFIEAMAAGLPVIATPVGGIVDFLKDGETGLFCKVNDSKSISEAVLRLVNDPALKNKIIENASKMVTDKYDWHIVATEMRSEVFNRLIK; from the coding sequence ATGGAGAAAGAGAAAAAAAGAATTTTAATATTTTCTGTCGCTTATTTGCCTTTTGTTGGCGGGGCGGAAGTAGCGGTTAAAGAACTTACGGATCGGCTGACCGATTGTTATTTCGATTTGGTCACGGTCAATTTGGATGGTCGACAAAAAAAGTTGGAAACAATCGGCCGGGTAAATGTTCATCGAGTTGGAATCAGTAAAATCTGCAAATACACTTTTCCAATTAGCGGCTTTTTAAAAGCTTGGTCTTTGCAAAAAAAGAATTCTTACGATGCGACCTGGGCGATTATGGCTAACTACGCCGGCTTGGCGGGACTATTTTTTAAATATAAATTCCCTAAGATTCCTCTCGTCCTGACTTTGCAGGAAGGCGACCCTTTGCCACACGTCAAAAAGCGAATGCTCTTGCTTTACCCGCTTTTTAAATCACTTTTCAGAAAAGCTGATAAAATTACCGCGATTTCAAACTATTTAGCGAACTGGGCAAGAGAGATGGGGGCGACTTCACCTGTCGCCGTTGTGTCCAACGGTGTCGAGGTGAAGAAGTTTCAAGTTTCAAGTTTCAAGTTTCAAGTTGCAGAAAAAAGACATGAGCTCGGATTTAAAGAGGAAGATGTGGTCTTGGTGACGACTTCCAGACTAGTTAAAAAAAATGCAGTTGGGGATATTATTGAATCGCTCAGATTTTTGCCCGAGAATGTGAAGTTGCTTGTTGTGGGTTCCGGTCCTCTTTTTAAATCTCTTCAACTACTCACTACTCACTACTCACTACAAACTCGCATTAAATTCGTCGGTCATGTAGTGCCAGACAAAATTCGCGAATATTTGTGGGCATCAGACATTTTCATCCGCCCCTCTCTTTCCGAAGGCTTCGGCAATTCATTTATTGAAGCCATGGCCGCTGGCCTGCCAGTGATCGCTACGCCAGTTGGTGGTATTGTCGATTTTCTTAAAGATGGAGAGACCGGCTTATTTTGCAAAGTTAATGATTCGAAGAGTATTTCTGAAGCAGTATTGAGACTCGTTAACGATCCGGCATTAAAGAATAAAATCATTGAGAATGCTTCAAAAATGGTCACAGATAAATACGATTGGCATATTGTTGCCACAGAAATGCGATCAGAAGTGTTTAATCGTTTAATTAAATAA
- a CDS encoding glycosyltransferase family 4 protein, protein MKIVITTGIYPPAIGGPAQYAKNLAETFRAKGHAVKVLTYRLEKYLPTGVRHFWFYLRCLFGFAGVDLIITLDTFSVGWPSVCAAKHLNKKIIIRTGGDFLWEGYVERTGDLVLLREFYQTRMGKLSFKERQIFRITKDILAKADKIAFNTYWQRVIWAAPYGLDLDKTTVVENFYGPKEESNYENFPARKVLVGGTRQLKWKNLAVLRRAFALAKARLPDLELDLMTADYDAFQDKIRHSYAVILVSLGDIGPNLIMDAIRLNKPFICTKETGLYDKIKDIGLFVNPQNENEIAEQIIFLSQKVNYEAAISRLQAFDFIHTWEEIAEEFLNLAQ, encoded by the coding sequence GTGAAAATAGTCATTACCACCGGAATCTATCCACCAGCTATCGGAGGGCCGGCGCAATATGCCAAGAATTTGGCGGAGACTTTTCGTGCCAAAGGTCATGCAGTTAAGGTTTTGACTTACCGGCTTGAAAAATATCTGCCGACTGGGGTTAGGCACTTCTGGTTTTATTTGAGGTGTCTATTTGGTTTTGCCGGAGTGGATTTGATTATTACTCTCGATACTTTTAGCGTTGGTTGGCCATCGGTTTGTGCCGCCAAGCACTTGAATAAAAAAATTATTATCCGGACCGGCGGTGATTTTCTCTGGGAAGGTTATGTGGAAAGAACAGGGGATTTGGTTTTGCTCCGTGAGTTTTATCAAACTCGAATGGGCAAGCTATCTTTTAAGGAAAGGCAGATTTTTAGAATTACTAAAGATATTTTAGCCAAGGCCGACAAAATCGCTTTCAATACTTATTGGCAGAGAGTCATTTGGGCCGCGCCTTATGGTTTGGATTTGGACAAGACGACGGTTGTCGAAAATTTTTATGGCCCAAAAGAGGAGTCAAATTATGAAAATTTTCCGGCCCGGAAGGTTTTGGTTGGTGGTACGAGGCAATTGAAATGGAAAAATCTGGCGGTTTTGAGGCGCGCTTTTGCTCTGGCGAAAGCGCGCCTGCCGGATTTAGAGCTTGATCTTATGACTGCCGATTATGATGCCTTCCAGGACAAAATTCGTCATTCGTACGCTGTGATTCTGGTCTCTTTGGGCGATATCGGTCCCAACTTGATTATGGACGCGATTCGTCTCAATAAGCCTTTTATCTGCACGAAAGAAACCGGTCTTTATGATAAAATTAAGGATATCGGCCTTTTTGTTAATCCGCAGAATGAAAACGAAATTGCCGAGCAGATAATTTTTCTGTCCCAAAAGGTAAATTACGAGGCGGCCATTTCTCGGCTCCAAGCTTTCGATTTTATTCATACTTGGGAGGAAATTGCTGAGGAGTTTTTAAATCTTGCCCAATGA
- a CDS encoding glycosyltransferase, whose protein sequence is MTRVLMISTDRKIFDNNSLVRERMIEYGSIFDELNIVVLTKRGEAIGQLPVHLSPKVRVFATESAGRLSAIKDAFKVGMQILDSATDLNFWVITTQDPFETGLVGRKLKRVFKLPLQIQVHTDLLNIHFAHDPLNNLRFIVARQVLKSADSLRVVSERIKRSLVNDYRFAIPAEKISVLPIFIDLEKIRSLPVSVDLHKKYPQFGKIVLIASRLTKEKNLFFALKVFRRLLKETPEAGLVIVGDGPKRLKLEKKAKSWGIADRVKFEGWQDNLVSYYKTADTFLSTSFYEGFGLTIVEAIALGLPVVSSNVGIASQALTSVNGSVCEYPDIDCFVHRLWHFLAEGRFEPGSGDINFSQIMTTDKADYLRKYQQAIEIIARAR, encoded by the coding sequence ATGACCAGAGTCTTGATGATTTCAACCGACCGAAAAATATTTGATAACAATTCTCTGGTGCGCGAGAGGATGATTGAGTATGGCTCGATTTTTGATGAATTAAATATTGTGGTTTTGACCAAGAGGGGTGAGGCGATTGGGCAGTTGCCGGTTCACCTCTCACCCAAAGTCAGAGTTTTCGCCACCGAATCGGCCGGTAGGCTCTCGGCCATCAAGGATGCTTTTAAAGTTGGGATGCAAATTCTCGATTCTGCCACCGATTTAAATTTTTGGGTGATTACCACTCAAGATCCTTTTGAGACTGGTCTCGTTGGCCGCAAGCTTAAAAGAGTTTTTAAATTGCCATTACAAATTCAGGTTCATACCGACCTTTTAAATATTCACTTTGCTCACGATCCGCTGAACAATCTCCGTTTTATTGTTGCTCGGCAAGTTTTGAAATCGGCCGACAGTCTCAGGGTGGTTTCAGAGAGAATCAAGCGGTCTTTGGTCAATGATTATCGCTTTGCCATTCCGGCCGAGAAAATTTCGGTTTTGCCGATTTTTATTGATTTGGAGAAAATCAGAAGTCTGCCGGTCTCGGTAGATTTGCACAAAAAGTATCCACAATTCGGCAAAATTGTCTTAATCGCTTCTCGTCTGACCAAAGAAAAAAATTTGTTTTTTGCTCTCAAGGTTTTCAGAAGGCTTTTGAAAGAAACACCGGAGGCGGGTTTGGTGATTGTCGGTGATGGGCCAAAGAGATTGAAATTGGAAAAGAAGGCCAAGAGTTGGGGAATCGCCGACCGAGTTAAGTTTGAGGGTTGGCAAGATAATTTGGTCTCTTATTACAAGACTGCCGATACTTTTCTGAGCACTTCGTTTTACGAAGGCTTTGGCTTAACCATTGTCGAAGCAATTGCTCTCGGCTTGCCGGTTGTCTCTTCCAATGTTGGCATCGCTTCGCAAGCCTTAACCAGTGTGAATGGTTCGGTTTGCGAGTATCCGGACATCGATTGTTTTGTCCATCGACTCTGGCACTTTTTGGCCGAAGGTCGGTTTGAGCCGGGGAGCGGTGATATCAATTTTTCCCAGATTATGACCACTGACAAGGCCGATTATCTTCGCAAGTACCAGCAAGCTATCGAGATTATTGCTCGCGCACGTTAA
- a CDS encoding glycosyltransferase family 4 protein has protein sequence MKILFITQKVDKNDAVLGFIHGWLLALSKQFAELQVICLERGEVNLPANVKIFSLGKESGRSRLKYISNFYRTAFGRQADYEAVFVHMNPEYVILGGLFWRFKGKKVVMWYNHTYGDWRAKLAMFLANILCHTSPYAFTAKTKKSVRMPAGIDTGIFQPTGVDKKKNSILYLGRISPIKDLGTLLEAVKILDQNSFPFVLDVYGEALVGDLGYLKQLQQKFESLIRAGKIDFFGSVANFKTPEIFSSHEVSVNLTPAGNYDKTVLETMACGSLPLVSSPAFKDALPTEFFFKEKDPVSLAETLKRVLFFDQDKKNSLAVDLRKYAVANHGLDKLVSAITKLYE, from the coding sequence ATGAAAATTTTATTTATAACTCAAAAGGTTGATAAGAATGACGCCGTGCTCGGGTTTATCCACGGTTGGCTTTTGGCTTTGTCGAAACAGTTTGCCGAGCTCCAAGTGATTTGTCTTGAGAGGGGTGAAGTCAATTTGCCGGCGAACGTAAAAATTTTCTCTCTGGGCAAGGAGAGTGGCCGATCACGGCTCAAGTACATCTCTAATTTTTATCGAACAGCTTTCGGCCGCCAGGCCGATTATGAGGCTGTTTTTGTCCATATGAACCCCGAGTATGTCATTCTGGGCGGCTTATTCTGGCGTTTTAAGGGTAAAAAGGTGGTTATGTGGTACAACCACACCTACGGCGATTGGCGGGCCAAATTAGCCATGTTTTTGGCCAATATTCTTTGTCACACTTCACCCTACGCCTTTACGGCCAAGACTAAAAAATCAGTTCGGATGCCGGCAGGGATTGATACGGGAATTTTCCAGCCGACTGGTGTAGATAAAAAGAAAAACTCAATTTTATATTTGGGCCGGATCTCGCCAATTAAAGATCTCGGCACTTTGCTTGAAGCTGTGAAGATTTTGGATCAAAACAGTTTCCCTTTTGTTTTGGATGTTTACGGCGAGGCCTTGGTGGGGGATCTTGGCTATTTGAAGCAACTACAACAAAAATTTGAGAGTTTAATCCGAGCGGGCAAAATCGATTTTTTTGGTTCTGTTGCCAATTTCAAAACCCCGGAAATTTTTTCTAGTCATGAGGTTTCGGTCAACCTGACTCCCGCCGGCAATTATGATAAAACGGTATTGGAGACCATGGCTTGCGGATCTCTGCCACTGGTTTCTTCGCCGGCTTTTAAAGATGCCCTGCCAACGGAATTCTTTTTCAAAGAAAAGGATCCGGTTTCCTTGGCTGAGACACTCAAACGAGTTTTATTTTTCGATCAGGATAAGAAAAATTCTCTCGCCGTGGATTTACGAAAATATGCTGTTGCCAATCATGGTTTGGATAAATTAGTATCTGCCATTACAAAACTCTATGAATAA
- a CDS encoding glycosyltransferase, whose amino-acid sequence MNKKIYYIAHCRFPSERAHAIQVAKMIEAMSLNGFEVELIVPDRENAISQSPKNFYGLQTDILVKYLKICDLYRFGKLGYRLSGLSFILAYRRFIKERQKAGEKFLLYTIDMDQFSLIGVSFLHTPFVVEVHDAKKYSWIFNRMFKRATAILTINNLIKNEIVKTFSLSSEKVLVQPNGIDLQMFSKPADKAAWRGKWSILLNRPFVLYVGKCYDWKGLEIFDQALKALPEINFGFVGCSKGEVEKMTGQKYDLPNVLFFSQRPYTEMVDWMRSADILLVIGTKKNEYSYYHTSPMKLFEYLATGVPILVADTPAIKDMVSEKEVFFYQADNSESFVSSIRKIISDQKTAGLRSAEALNLAGKLSWSSRVLLVLNFVKNKL is encoded by the coding sequence ATGAATAAAAAAATTTATTACATTGCCCACTGCCGTTTCCCGTCTGAAAGGGCTCATGCGATCCAAGTTGCGAAAATGATTGAAGCCATGAGCCTTAATGGTTTTGAAGTTGAGCTGATTGTGCCGGATCGGGAGAATGCCATTTCGCAAAGCCCGAAGAATTTCTACGGTCTCCAGACCGATATTTTGGTTAAGTATCTGAAAATTTGTGATCTCTATCGTTTCGGCAAACTTGGTTATCGGTTAAGTGGCCTGTCATTTATTCTGGCCTACCGTCGATTTATTAAGGAAAGGCAAAAGGCCGGAGAAAAGTTCTTGCTCTACACTATCGACATGGATCAGTTCTCGCTCATCGGTGTCAGTTTTTTGCACACGCCTTTTGTGGTTGAGGTCCACGATGCCAAAAAATACAGCTGGATTTTTAATCGAATGTTTAAAAGAGCCACCGCTATTTTGACGATTAATAATTTGATTAAAAACGAGATTGTGAAAACTTTTTCTCTGTCGTCTGAGAAGGTTTTGGTTCAACCGAACGGTATCGACCTCCAAATGTTTTCCAAACCGGCCGATAAGGCGGCTTGGCGGGGGAAGTGGAGTATTCTTCTTAATCGGCCATTCGTACTTTATGTCGGCAAATGTTATGACTGGAAGGGTTTGGAAATATTCGATCAGGCCCTGAAGGCTTTGCCGGAAATTAATTTTGGTTTCGTTGGTTGTAGTAAAGGCGAGGTTGAAAAGATGACCGGCCAGAAATATGATTTGCCGAACGTTTTATTTTTCAGTCAGCGGCCGTATACCGAGATGGTTGATTGGATGAGGAGTGCGGACATTCTGCTTGTTATCGGCACCAAGAAGAATGAGTATTCTTACTATCACACTTCGCCAATGAAATTGTTCGAGTATTTGGCGACCGGAGTGCCGATTTTGGTTGCCGATACCCCGGCCATCAAAGATATGGTGAGCGAAAAGGAAGTCTTTTTCTATCAGGCTGATAATTCCGAAAGTTTCGTCTCGTCGATTCGAAAAATTATCAGTGATCAAAAAACTGCCGGTTTAAGATCGGCCGAGGCTTTAAATTTGGCCGGTAAATTGTCTTGGTCAAGCCGAGTTTTGCTGGTGCTTAATTTTGTGAAGAATAAGTTATGA
- a CDS encoding glycosyltransferase family 1 protein translates to MKIGIVLHPFDEKRPAGLGRYIFELTKEIIERDPESQFIIYLKQTPKEKLNIGSNNWQTVVLGDGYFWLEGLAGTPKADLYIFNTPIMPFFFRPKRSLVIALDFAYLDFASFWQWPKMWPLKLYHRFSLRRATKIIAISETTKQEVMTRFGIDRNKIEVIYPGFNPICNLPSQAVATPEKYFLYVGVIKARKNLLRVVEAFALFLKDFPKYQLLIVGKGQGRYYDRVKSLIIKSGISEQVKFVGYVSDQELSSLYQKAEALVFPSLAEGFGFPVLEAMACGLPVITSNQTSTKEIGEAGSACLVDPKNSKEISGAMVKIASNQDFRRLLVENGQKRSQEFSWRKCAEQFIKLINDLK, encoded by the coding sequence ATGAAAATTGGCATAGTCCTCCATCCATTTGATGAGAAGAGGCCTGCCGGACTTGGCCGGTATATTTTTGAGCTGACCAAGGAAATTATCGAGAGAGATCCGGAAAGTCAATTTATTATTTATCTAAAACAAACGCCGAAGGAAAAATTGAATATTGGAAGCAATAATTGGCAAACGGTGGTTCTTGGCGACGGTTATTTCTGGCTCGAAGGCTTAGCCGGAACCCCGAAGGCCGATCTTTATATTTTTAATACTCCGATTATGCCTTTTTTCTTCCGGCCGAAGCGGTCTCTGGTGATCGCTCTCGACTTTGCTTATCTTGATTTTGCTTCGTTTTGGCAGTGGCCAAAGATGTGGCCTTTAAAACTGTATCATCGTTTCTCTCTGAGGCGGGCGACCAAAATTATAGCGATTTCTGAAACTACCAAACAAGAGGTGATGACTCGTTTTGGAATTGACCGGAATAAAATCGAGGTCATTTATCCGGGTTTTAACCCAATCTGTAATTTGCCGTCCCAAGCGGTAGCGACGCCGGAAAAATATTTTCTTTATGTCGGTGTGATCAAGGCCCGAAAAAATCTTTTGAGGGTTGTTGAGGCCTTTGCACTTTTTTTGAAAGACTTTCCGAAGTATCAACTGCTGATAGTTGGGAAGGGACAAGGGAGGTATTACGACCGGGTTAAAAGCCTGATCATAAAAAGCGGGATTTCTGAACAAGTTAAATTTGTCGGCTATGTCTCAGATCAGGAATTATCATCTCTTTATCAAAAAGCTGAGGCTCTGGTCTTTCCCAGTCTGGCTGAAGGTTTCGGTTTTCCGGTTTTGGAGGCCATGGCTTGCGGTCTGCCGGTCATTACTTCCAATCAAACTTCGACCAAAGAAATTGGGGAAGCGGGCTCGGCTTGCCTCGTCGATCCTAAAAATTCGAAGGAAATTAGCGGGGCGATGGTTAAAATTGCTTCCAATCAGGATTTTCGCCGGCTACTGGTTGAAAATGGCCAAAAGCGGTCACAAGAATTTTCTTGGCGAAAATGCGCGGAACAATTTATCAAGCTTATTAATGATTTAAAATGA
- a CDS encoding glycosyltransferase family 4 protein, whose amino-acid sequence MKIGFLAHNLGHDNGAGVFANRIVEGVKKAGFEVVVLTSIASGKTYEKALISPNRFQLLRNFLKIRCELEDCDLIHALDLFPYGFVAFFCSLGLHKKMVLTLVGSGSIIPLYNFWQKWPAQLVIKKARHLTAISSFVAKEVLKKLPAKLDVSVITPGIDFAKFQNPKPELVAKFSGLYSPYLIGVGSLRWRKGYKYTISGFAKLAKQLPTLKYVIVGKKYSDKQYNKIVDLIRELNLENRVVLLTDVDDLEVLKALYAGAEVFGLLSQNIGHDVEGFGMVFLEAAALGLPIVGSKDCGVEEASLSGQNGYLVDSTDVDGFVFAVGKIIASPNLRRAMSEKSVEFAKSQGWDDKIKAYLKIYESII is encoded by the coding sequence ATGAAAATTGGCTTTTTGGCTCACAATTTAGGTCATGACAATGGTGCCGGAGTTTTTGCCAATCGCATTGTCGAAGGGGTTAAAAAAGCCGGTTTTGAGGTTGTGGTTTTAACCTCGATTGCTTCCGGCAAAACTTACGAGAAGGCTCTGATTTCTCCGAACCGTTTCCAACTGCTTAGAAATTTTTTAAAAATTCGATGTGAGCTCGAGGATTGTGACCTGATTCACGCACTCGATCTCTTTCCATATGGTTTTGTCGCTTTTTTCTGCTCACTGGGTTTGCATAAGAAGATGGTTCTGACTTTGGTTGGCAGTGGCTCGATTATCCCGCTTTATAATTTTTGGCAAAAGTGGCCGGCGCAGCTGGTAATTAAAAAGGCTCGGCACTTAACGGCGATCAGCAGTTTTGTGGCCAAGGAAGTTTTGAAAAAATTACCCGCCAAACTCGATGTCTCCGTGATTACACCGGGAATCGATTTTGCCAAATTTCAAAATCCTAAGCCGGAACTGGTGGCGAAATTTTCCGGTCTCTATTCACCCTATCTCATCGGTGTAGGATCATTACGCTGGCGCAAGGGGTACAAGTACACCATCTCGGGCTTCGCTAAGTTGGCTAAGCAGTTGCCGACCTTGAAGTATGTGATAGTCGGGAAGAAGTACAGCGACAAGCAATACAATAAGATCGTCGATTTGATCCGAGAATTGAATCTGGAGAATAGGGTAGTATTGCTTACCGATGTCGACGATTTGGAAGTGCTCAAAGCTTTGTATGCCGGAGCCGAGGTGTTCGGCCTGCTTTCTCAGAATATTGGTCACGATGTTGAAGGTTTTGGCATGGTATTTTTGGAGGCGGCGGCGCTAGGTTTGCCGATTGTGGGCAGTAAGGATTGCGGGGTTGAGGAGGCCTCACTTAGCGGTCAGAATGGATATTTGGTAGACTCCACAGATGTCGACGGGTTTGTCTTCGCGGTTGGAAAGATAATCGCTAGTCCGAATTTAAGGCGGGCGATGTCAGAGAAGTCGGTCGAGTTTGCAAAGAGTCAAGGTTGGGATGATAAAATTAAGGCCTATTTGAAGATTTATGAATCAATCATTTAA
- a CDS encoding methyltransferase domain-containing protein: MNQSFKRLNLGCGHDIKSGWINVDSINLPGVDIVHDLNQLPLPFKNNQFEEILCQDVLEHLEYIPVLKEIHRILDVGGQIKIRVPHFTSRVNFMDPTHKKMFSIRTFDFFTKTSFKNRAYYFDFHFTKVVEAKIIFEHSLKWFAFNHLVSFLVNHSRKAQDWYEATGFSRLFPAQNIIVTLLK, translated from the coding sequence ATGAATCAATCATTTAAAAGACTTAATCTTGGTTGTGGCCACGACATTAAATCGGGTTGGATCAACGTTGACTCGATAAATTTGCCAGGCGTTGATATCGTTCATGATTTAAACCAACTGCCACTGCCTTTTAAAAACAATCAATTTGAAGAGATCCTTTGTCAGGATGTTTTGGAGCATTTGGAGTATATTCCGGTCTTGAAGGAGATTCATCGGATTTTAGATGTGGGCGGCCAAATTAAGATTCGAGTTCCGCACTTCACTTCTCGGGTCAATTTTATGGATCCGACTCACAAGAAAATGTTTTCGATCAGAACTTTTGATTTTTTTACCAAAACTTCTTTCAAAAATCGAGCCTACTATTTCGATTTTCATTTTACTAAAGTTGTCGAAGCTAAAATTATTTTCGAACATAGCTTGAAGTGGTTTGCTTTCAATCACTTGGTAAGTTTCTTGGTCAATCACAGTCGGAAAGCTCAGGACTGGTATGAAGCTACCGGCTTCTCCAGACTTTTTCCGGCCCAAAACATCATTGTCACACTGCTAAAATGA
- a CDS encoding glycosyltransferase family 4 protein, whose amino-acid sequence MKIAIIVRRLNVRGGTQRQAIELALRLQSSGNSVTLYTFKYEPKICFVSALHNLKVIELKTESRQPAGYLKNLCLEQKKAKELAKLIDQDTEILNPHDQLSYKVAYYFKKQVKNIPSIWMMNDMPTKWPSFLREREVNPNLKIGLLKHLAYKLFDYYDTHKFIKAQNRIVVLDNRDRDWVRQFFGQTAEVVRSGLDISGFIFKARTVVRGEQIKILTTSIFFPHRRFEDTIEAISILKSKGFNLKFQIVGDFDSDKVYADFTRRRIVELGLEHEVEIMGRVSDEELRFLYQSAHLFAFVSHMQSWGLAVFEAMATGLPIIVSETTGAAEVLIDKKRALFVPPKSPKAIAGAIELLVGDPKLYHDLASNGRQFVEQNISWEKYTAKMLEIFRSELKR is encoded by the coding sequence ATGAAAATTGCGATTATTGTCAGGCGATTAAATGTGCGAGGTGGCACTCAACGGCAGGCCATTGAGTTGGCTCTGCGCCTGCAAAGTTCCGGCAATTCAGTGACTCTGTACACTTTTAAATATGAGCCGAAAATTTGTTTTGTGAGCGCTCTTCACAATCTCAAGGTGATTGAACTTAAAACTGAAAGCCGTCAGCCGGCTGGTTATTTAAAAAATCTCTGCTTGGAACAGAAAAAGGCCAAAGAATTGGCCAAGTTGATTGATCAAGATACCGAAATTTTGAATCCGCACGATCAGTTGAGTTATAAAGTGGCCTATTACTTTAAGAAGCAAGTCAAAAATATTCCCTCAATCTGGATGATGAATGATATGCCGACCAAGTGGCCGTCATTTCTTAGGGAGAGGGAGGTAAATCCGAATTTGAAAATCGGTTTACTTAAACACCTGGCCTACAAACTTTTTGACTATTATGATACGCACAAATTTATCAAAGCCCAGAATAGGATTGTAGTGCTCGACAATCGCGATCGAGATTGGGTCCGCCAATTTTTTGGCCAAACGGCGGAAGTGGTGAGGAGTGGTTTGGATATTAGCGGCTTTATTTTCAAAGCTCGAACGGTCGTTCGTGGCGAACAGATTAAAATTCTGACGACCAGTATCTTTTTTCCTCATCGTCGCTTTGAAGACACGATTGAGGCAATTTCGATTTTGAAGTCTAAAGGTTTTAATTTAAAATTTCAGATTGTCGGTGATTTTGATTCTGATAAAGTTTACGCTGACTTTACCAGACGACGAATCGTGGAACTCGGCCTTGAGCACGAGGTTGAAATTATGGGCCGAGTCAGTGATGAAGAGCTTAGGTTCTTGTACCAGAGCGCCCACCTGTTTGCTTTTGTGAGTCACATGCAAAGCTGGGGTTTGGCGGTTTTTGAAGCGATGGCTACGGGTTTGCCCATTATCGTTTCCGAAACTACCGGGGCGGCTGAAGTCTTGATCGATAAAAAGCGGGCGCTTTTCGTGCCGCCAAAGTCACCAAAAGCGATTGCCGGGGCGATTGAGCTTTTAGTCGGCGATCCGAAGCTTTATCACGACTTGGCGTCTAATGGCCGGCAATTTGTCGAACAGAATATTTCTTGGGAAAAGTACACGGCCAAAATGCTCGAGATTTTTCGTAGTGAGCTTAAGCGTTAA